A single region of the Buteo buteo chromosome 18, bButBut1.hap1.1, whole genome shotgun sequence genome encodes:
- the SERTM1 gene encoding serine-rich and transmembrane domain-containing protein 1, which produces MSEPDPSSGFVGNMENGTFLELYPTSLSTSVDSSPGPLSNVYVYVSIFLSLLAFLLLLLIIALQRLKNIISSSSSYPEYNSDAGSSFTNLEVCSISSQRSALSNLSS; this is translated from the coding sequence ATGTCAGAACCCGACCCTTCATCTGGATTTGTAGGAAACATGGAGAATGGGACTTTTCTGGAGCTGTATCCCACATCCCTTTCAACTTCAGTGGATTCATCGCCTGGCCCTTTATCCAATGTCTATGTCTATGTTTCTATATTCCTTAGTCTCttagcttttctccttttgctatTGATCATTGCACTTCAGAGGctgaaaaacataatttcttcCAGCTCCTCTTACCCAGAATATAATAGTGATGCTGGAAGTTCTTTCACTAATTTAGAGGTTTGTAGTATTTCTTCCCAGCGCTCTGCTCTGTCAAACCTTTCTTCATGA